GTTAATTCAAGCTAAATTACTTATTGTATTAATCTTCTGTTTTGTAAGTATTGTTATGGCTACTTTTGTTATTAGTTTGTTAATTTTCTTCGTCAGTCCACATTTATATTTAGTTGAGAACCCTGTTAAGATGAATGAAATTATTTCTACTATACCCTCAACTCTTATTAACGCTGTTATGATGGCTGGTATAAGTCTAATTCCTTTATTTTTTGGGATGAGAAAGAAATCTACTGCCGCTACAATTACTTGGGCTGTCATAATTGGTCTCTTGATTAACTCGACGGTTTCCACTGGGGGAGAGGAATTTAGTTTAAGTCAGTTCATCGTCATTCCTACTACACTATGTTTATTTGGGCTTTTAATTGGCTACCTCTCTTATCGCAAAGTGGATAAAATTGATGTGCTATAAATAAGAACATAATGACTTTTACCATCTAATCAGGAGGGAAGAGAAGTGAAAAAAGTTATCGGAACTGTTGCAGCACTTGCTGTTAT
This sequence is a window from Priestia filamentosa. Protein-coding genes within it:
- a CDS encoding ABC transporter permease produces the protein MLKLMKLEYQKHHLSQYFKIVAIWILIIFGLVALMGWGSRKEIEPMFPTYTDFMTLTNIFIRIVFITFSAVLLSRLVIDEYKNKTIHLLFTYPLQRKKLIQAKLLIVLIFCFVSIVMATFVISLLIFFVSPHLYLVENPVKMNEIISTIPSTLINAVMMAGISLIPLFFGMRKKSTAATITWAVIIGLLINSTVSTGGEEFSLSQFIVIPTTLCLFGLLIGYLSYRKVDKIDVL